In the genome of Cydia strobilella chromosome Z, ilCydStro3.1, whole genome shotgun sequence, one region contains:
- the LOC134754782 gene encoding DNA repair protein XRCC2, whose translation MDKPKFKVESGIQLLTRLCTKKTTVENFYPNLFQSGPKSGEVIEIFSNRSCSFLLIDMIIEAVLPVKFGGAEIGVLILNTDGHISLQALTVSLQNKLYTQHNFGLHEDDCAKVLNDMIDNIFILDVFDATQLYTSFQNLENILTKHNNISLCVIDTLTAFYWSEQSFKITKMDIYLRNLLRIVQKAVQGQEVTILYTRPEYFNSSKDLENTEACAEVPTAEKVNCRIQVLQNEDETFTANVTTSSYVTRKNFKIGLIQISWL comes from the coding sequence atggataaaccTAAATTCAAAGTAGAATCCGGAATACAATTATTAACAAGATTGTGCACCAAGAAAACTACAGTCGAGAATTTCTATCCGAACTTGTTTCAATCGGGTCCGAAGTCAGGAGAAGTGATTGAAATATTTAGTAACAGAAGCTGTTCATTTTTACTGATTGACATGATTATCGAAGCTGTACTTCCTGTAAAATTTGGTGGTGCCGAAATAGGTGTTCTAATCTTAAATACAGATGGTCACATTAGCTTGCAAGCATTAACTGTATCATTACAGAATAAACTTTACACACAACATAATTTTGGCCTTCATGAAGATGACTGTGCAAAGGTGCTAAATGATATGATTGACAATATTTTCATATTGGATGTTTTTGATGCCACTCAACTATACACCAGTTTTCAAaacctagaaaatattttaacaaaacataataatatttcactGTGTGTAATTGATACACTGACAGCATTCTACTGGTCAGAACAGAGCTTTAAAATTACCAAGATGGATATTTATTTGAGGAATCTCCTTCGTATTGTACAAAAAGCTGTGCAAGGCCAAGAAGTAACTATATTATACACACGGCCAGAGTACTTTAACTCTAGCAAAGATTTAGAGAACACTGAGGCTTGCGCTGAAGTCCCTACTGCTGAAAAAGTGAATTGCAGGATACAAGTGTTACAAAATGAAGATGAAACCTTTACTGCAAATGTTACAACATCTAGTTATGTTACCAGAAAGAACTTTAAAATAGGATTGATTCAAATAAGTTGGTTGTAA